One part of the Raphanus sativus cultivar WK10039 chromosome 7, ASM80110v3, whole genome shotgun sequence genome encodes these proteins:
- the LOC108830038 gene encoding uncharacterized protein LOC108830038 — protein sequence MAFPSCVQCGTRQNPCRCKVVGPTLGFVAFLVTGIIEWPVGAVVYIFKHGKGRRIMGHPATVVYPKVSRSIPI from the coding sequence ATGGCGTTTCCGTCGTGTGTTCAGTGCGGGACGAGACAAAACCCGTGTAGGTGCAAAGTGGTGGGACCGACGTTAGGATTCGTAGCTTTTCTGGTGACTGGAATCATCGAATGGCCAGTTGGTGCGGTGGTCTATATATTTAAACACGGAAAGGGTCGCCGTATAATGGGTCATCCAGCCACCGTTGTTTATCCTAAAGTCTCAAGATCTATTCCCATTTGA